From a region of the Arvicanthis niloticus isolate mArvNil1 chromosome 6, mArvNil1.pat.X, whole genome shotgun sequence genome:
- the LOC117711437 gene encoding keratin, type I cuticular Ha1 encodes MPYNCCLPALSCRTSCSSRPCVPPSCHGCTLPGACNIPANVGNCNWFCEGSFNGNEKETMQFLNDRLASYLEKVRQLERDNAELESRIQERNQQQDPLVCPAYQAYFRTIEELQQKILCSKSENARLVVQIDNAKLAADDFRTKYETELSLRHLVESDINGLRRILDELTLCKSDLEAQVESLKEELLCLKRNHEEEVNTLRCQLGDRLNVEVDAAPTVDLNRVLNETRCQYEALVETNRREVEEWYTTQTEELNKQVVSSSEQLQSCQAEIIELRRTVNALEIELQAQHNLRNSLENTLTESEARYSSQLSQVQCLITNVEHQLAEIRCDLERQNQEYQVLLDIRARLECEINTYRGLLESEDCKLPCNPCATTNACGKPIGPCVSNPCAPCPPPAPCTPCVPRPRCGPCNSFVR; translated from the exons ATGCCATACAACTGCTGCCTGCCCGCCCTGAGTTGCCGCACCAGCTGCTCCTCCCGGCCCTGTGTGCCCCCCAGCTGCCATGGTTGCACCCTGCCTGGAGCCTGCAACATCCCTGCTAATGTGGGCAACTGCAATTGGTTCTGTGAGGGCTCCTTCAATGGCAATGAGAAGGAGACCATGCAGTTCCTGAATGACCGCCTGGCCTCCTACCTGGAGAAGGTGAGGCAGCTGGAGAGAGATAATGCAGAGCTGGAAAGTAGGATCCAGGAGAGGAACCAGCAGCAGGACCCCCTGGTGTGTCCTGCCTACCAGGCCTACTTCAGGACCATTGAGGAGCTGCAGCAGAAG ATTCTGTGCAGCAAATCTGAGAACGCCAGGCTGGTGGTGCAGATAGATAATGCCAAGCTGGCTGCAGATGACTTCAGGACCAA GTATGAGACAGAGCTCAGTCTCCGGCATCTGGTGGAGTCAGACATCAATGGCCTGCGCAGGATCCTGGATGAGCTGACCCTCTGCAAGTCTGATCTGGAGGCTCAGGTGGAGTCCCTGAAGGAGGagctgctgtgtctgaagaggaACCACGAAGAG GAAGTCAACACCCTGCGCTGCCAGCTTGGAGACCGCCTCAACGTGGAGGTGGATGCTGCTCCCACTGTGGACCTGAACCGTGTGCTCAATGAGACCAGGTGTCAGTACGAGGCCCTGGTGGAAACCAACCGCCGGGAAGTGGAAGAATGGTACACCACACAG ACAGAGGAGCTGAACAAGCAGGTGGTGTCCAGCTCAGAGCAACTGCAGTCCTGCCAGGCCGAGATCATCGAGCTGAGACGCACAGTCAATGCCTTGGAAATTGAGCTGCAGGCCCAGCACAACCTG agaaactctctgGAGAACACCCTGACAGAGAGTGAGGCTCGCTACAGCTCTCAGCTGTCTCAGGTGCAGTGCCTGATCACCAATGTGGAGCACCAGCTGGCTGAGATCCGCTGTGACCTAGAGCGTCAGAACCAGGAGTACCAGGTGCTGCTGGACATCCGGGCCAGGCTGGAGTGTGAGATCAACACATACAGGGGCCTGCTGGAGAGCGAAGACTGCAA gcTACCTTGCAACCCCTGTGCCACAACCAATGCATGCGGCAAGCCCATCGGGCCCTGTGTCTCCAATCCCTGTGCCCCCTGCCCGCCCCCTGCCCCTTGCACACCTTGTGTCCCACGTCCCCGCTGTGGGCCATGCAACTCCTTTGTACGCTAG